A genomic region of Antennarius striatus isolate MH-2024 chromosome 16, ASM4005453v1, whole genome shotgun sequence contains the following coding sequences:
- the LOC137610188 gene encoding coiled-coil-helix-coiled-coil-helix domain-containing protein 5, with translation MQAAMNITAKYCHKEMEEYGECVALNPSTWQQECHHLKMKVGQCTSSHPVIQKIRQECSKEFVAFEKCLRENPDRPTSCSARVACFVNCAETVDISGMDVNPDPQPS, from the exons AT GCAGGCTGCCATGAATATTACGGCAAAATATTGCCACAAAGAAATGGAAGAATATGGGGAATGTGTGGCTCTCAACCCATCAACATGGCAGCAAGAGTGTCACCATCTGAAGATGAAGGTTGGACAGTGCACATCATCACA TCCAGTGATCCAAAAAATCAGACAGGAATGTTCCAAGGAGTTTGTGGCATTTGAGAAATGTCTGAGGGAGAACCCGGACAGACCCACCTCCTGCTCAGCACGTGTGGCATGCTTTGTGAATTGTGCAGAGACCGTGGACATCAGTGGAATGG ATGTGAATCCTGATCCTCAGCCATCGTAG